From Streptomyces sp. Edi4, one genomic window encodes:
- a CDS encoding family 10 glycosylhydrolase, with the protein MRPERGANVGRITRRGFVAGTAGALSGLITAAPASAGRGRGHGRDFRGVWLATVANRDWPSRPGLGAAEQRAELLAHLDKAVERRLNTVVLQVRPTADALWDSPYEPWSQWLTGTQGQDPGWDPLGTAVEEAHRRGLALHAWFNPYRVANHTDPTRLVPTHPARIHPDWVVPYGGKLYYNPGLPQVRHFVEDAMLDAVRRYDVDGVHWDDYFYPYPVAGESFDDDDAYARYGGDFPDRAAWRRDNIDLLVRETGARIKEIRPRVRFGISPFGVWRNEASDARGSATTAGAQTYDDLYADTRGWVREALIDYICPQLYWNIGLAAADYAVLVPWWDEVARGTGVDLYIGEALYKAGDPAQPAAWQDPAELSRHLTLAHRYATVRGHCFFAAKEVTEDRIGAMARVVADHWGG; encoded by the coding sequence ATGCGACCTGAGCGAGGGGCGAACGTGGGACGAATCACGCGGCGGGGCTTCGTGGCGGGCACGGCGGGGGCGCTGAGCGGGCTGATCACGGCGGCCCCCGCGTCCGCAGGGCGCGGCCGCGGTCATGGACGGGACTTCCGGGGCGTGTGGCTGGCCACCGTCGCCAACCGGGACTGGCCCTCGCGCCCGGGCCTCGGCGCCGCCGAGCAGCGCGCGGAGCTCCTGGCCCACCTGGACAAGGCCGTCGAGCGGCGGCTGAACACCGTGGTCCTCCAGGTCCGCCCGACCGCCGACGCGCTCTGGGACTCGCCGTACGAGCCGTGGTCCCAGTGGCTGACGGGGACGCAGGGCCAGGACCCGGGCTGGGATCCGCTGGGCACCGCCGTCGAGGAGGCGCACCGGCGCGGTCTCGCCCTGCACGCCTGGTTCAACCCCTACCGGGTCGCCAACCACACCGACCCCACGCGCCTCGTGCCCACCCACCCCGCCCGCATCCACCCGGACTGGGTGGTCCCCTACGGCGGGAAGCTCTACTACAACCCCGGCCTGCCGCAGGTCCGGCACTTCGTCGAGGACGCCATGCTGGACGCGGTACGCCGCTACGACGTCGACGGCGTCCACTGGGACGACTACTTCTACCCCTATCCGGTGGCGGGCGAGAGCTTCGACGACGACGACGCCTACGCCCGGTACGGCGGTGACTTCCCCGACCGTGCCGCCTGGCGGCGCGACAACATCGACCTCCTGGTCCGCGAGACGGGAGCGCGGATCAAGGAGATCAGGCCCCGCGTCCGGTTCGGGATCAGCCCCTTCGGGGTGTGGCGCAACGAGGCGAGCGACGCGCGGGGCTCGGCGACCACGGCCGGCGCCCAGACCTACGACGACCTGTACGCCGACACCCGCGGCTGGGTGCGCGAGGCGCTGATCGACTACATCTGCCCGCAGCTGTACTGGAACATCGGGCTCGCCGCCGCCGACTACGCCGTCCTGGTGCCGTGGTGGGACGAGGTGGCCCGGGGCACCGGCGTCGATCTCTACATCGGCGAGGCCCTGTACAAGGCGGGCGACCCCGCCCAGCCCGCCGCCTGGCAGGACCCGGCGGAACTCTCGCGCCATCTGACCCTGGCGCACCGGTACGCCACCGTACGCGGCCACTGCTTCTTCGCCGCGAAAGAGGTCACCGAGGACCGTATCGGAGCCATGGCGCGTGTCGTGGCCGACCACTGGGGCGGATGA
- a CDS encoding 3-hydroxybutyryl-CoA dehydrogenase: protein MTDIERVGIVGCGQMGAGIAEVCARSGLDVMVAETTGEALEIGRTRLHNSLSKAAERGKISEEERDATLARLSFTTDLGEFADRDLVIEAVVENEQVKTEIFQILDQVVTRPDAILASNTSSIPLVKLAVATSRPDQVIGIHFFNPAPVQKLVELIPALTTSEGTISRAQVLVEKVLGKHAIRAQDRSGFVVNALLIPYLLSAIRMFESGIASREDIDNGMELGCAHPMGPLKLSDLIGLDTVASVADSMYDEYKEPLYAAPPLLQRMVDAGRLGRKTGSGFYSYA from the coding sequence GTGACCGACATCGAACGCGTCGGAATTGTGGGCTGTGGCCAGATGGGCGCGGGCATCGCGGAGGTGTGCGCCCGCAGCGGCCTGGACGTCATGGTCGCCGAGACCACCGGCGAGGCCCTGGAGATCGGCCGCACCCGGCTGCACAACTCCCTCTCGAAGGCCGCCGAGCGCGGCAAGATCTCCGAGGAGGAGCGCGACGCGACGCTCGCCCGCCTGAGCTTCACCACCGACCTCGGCGAGTTCGCGGACCGCGATCTCGTGATCGAGGCCGTCGTGGAGAACGAGCAGGTCAAGACGGAGATCTTCCAGATCCTCGACCAAGTGGTGACCCGCCCGGACGCGATCTTGGCGTCCAACACCTCCTCGATCCCGCTGGTCAAGCTCGCGGTCGCCACCTCGCGCCCCGACCAGGTCATCGGCATCCACTTCTTCAACCCCGCGCCGGTGCAGAAGCTGGTCGAGCTGATCCCCGCCCTCACCACCTCCGAGGGCACCATCAGCCGCGCCCAGGTCCTGGTCGAGAAGGTGCTCGGCAAGCACGCGATCCGCGCCCAGGACCGCTCGGGCTTCGTGGTCAACGCGCTGCTGATCCCGTATCTCCTCTCGGCGATCCGGATGTTCGAGTCGGGCATCGCGAGCCGTGAGGACATCGACAACGGCATGGAGCTCGGCTGCGCCCACCCGATGGGCCCGCTGAAGCTGTCCGACCTCATCGGTCTCGACACGGTCGCCTCGGTCGCCGACTCGATGTACGACGAGTACAAGGAGCCCCTGTACGCCGCTCCCCCGCTGCTCCAGCGCATGGTCGACGCGGGACGCCTGGGCCGCAAGACCGGGTCCGGTTTCTACTCGTACGCCTGA
- a CDS encoding transcriptional regulator produces the protein MQPNTLLDALVDEAGISHAGLAARVNQAGRARGVALRYEHTAVARWLKGQRPRGQVPDLICEVLAGRLRRRVTLDDIGLGVPGEPAPAHGSPLAGFVERATALWRSDEQQRTHILDAPAVTGTPAVMPVWEWENPPEDTDVSRDGQTAVGECDIEMLRSAREHYELMYRKAGGIATRSRVVGFLNAETAPLLRGGYTDATGRQLHRATGGLVAIAGICAYDSNAQGLAQRYFHQALRLAKASGDRGLGAYVIALLVNQSLFMRDYRQSVAFAEAALRAAGARLSPALASDLHAMQAKAYAHLGDGQSALSSILSAEAAAGRVRPGQEPAETGYVQPGLVNVQVAEALLSLGDLTAAREQAALAADEPSHDRGRVHRLAMLAQIELRQGDADRAVATAVEMTERARGMESQRLRDRLRVVREHLVASGCAGAAEAAALIDGALRVPL, from the coding sequence ATGCAGCCCAATACCCTGCTCGACGCCCTGGTGGACGAAGCGGGGATCTCACACGCCGGGCTCGCGGCCCGGGTCAATCAGGCGGGGCGGGCCAGAGGCGTCGCCCTCAGATATGAACACACCGCCGTGGCGCGGTGGTTGAAGGGCCAGCGCCCGCGTGGCCAGGTGCCCGACCTGATCTGCGAGGTGCTGGCCGGGCGGCTGCGGCGCCGGGTCACCCTGGACGACATCGGCCTCGGCGTGCCGGGCGAGCCGGCGCCGGCGCACGGCTCGCCGCTCGCCGGATTCGTCGAGCGGGCCACCGCCCTGTGGCGCTCCGACGAACAGCAGCGAACCCACATCCTCGACGCCCCGGCCGTCACCGGCACCCCGGCCGTCATGCCCGTATGGGAGTGGGAGAACCCGCCGGAGGACACCGATGTCTCCCGCGACGGGCAGACGGCGGTGGGGGAGTGCGACATCGAGATGCTGCGCTCGGCGCGCGAGCACTACGAGCTGATGTACCGCAAGGCGGGCGGCATCGCGACGCGCTCGCGAGTCGTCGGCTTCCTCAACGCCGAGACCGCCCCGCTGCTGCGCGGCGGCTACACGGACGCGACCGGCCGCCAACTGCACCGTGCCACGGGCGGGTTGGTGGCCATCGCGGGCATCTGCGCCTACGACTCCAACGCCCAGGGCCTGGCCCAGCGCTACTTCCACCAGGCGCTGCGGCTCGCGAAGGCCAGTGGCGACAGGGGACTTGGCGCCTATGTCATAGCCCTCCTGGTCAACCAGTCGCTGTTCATGCGCGACTACCGCCAGTCGGTCGCCTTCGCTGAGGCGGCGCTGCGGGCCGCGGGCGCCCGGCTGAGTCCGGCGCTCGCATCCGATCTGCACGCCATGCAGGCCAAGGCCTACGCGCATCTGGGCGACGGCCAGAGCGCGTTGTCCTCGATTCTGAGCGCCGAGGCGGCCGCCGGACGCGTCCGGCCGGGCCAGGAGCCGGCCGAGACCGGCTACGTCCAGCCCGGTCTCGTCAATGTGCAGGTGGCCGAGGCCCTGCTGAGCCTCGGTGATCTGACGGCGGCGCGCGAACAGGCCGCGCTCGCGGCCGACGAGCCCTCCCACGACCGGGGCAGGGTGCACCGCCTCGCGATGCTCGCGCAGATCGAGCTGCGTCAGGGCGACGCCGACCGGGCCGTGGCCACCGCGGTCGAAATGACGGAGCGGGCCCGGGGGATGGAGTCGCAGCGATTGCGTGACCGGTTGCGCGTGGTGCGCGAGCACCTGGTCGCGTCCGGCTGCGCCGGCGCGGCCGAAGCCGCCGCACTGATCGACGGGGCGCTCCGCGTTCCCCTGTGA